The Microcella sp. genome includes the window AAGAAAGGACGACAATGGCTGACGCTCACGACGGCCCCGACCACGGCGAGAATGCCGGCTCGGCTGTCGCACGCCAAGACGACCACACGGTGCCGGCACCGGCGGTCGCCGTCGTTCGCACCGACCGCGTTCCGAACCCGGGGTTTCCGCCCGAGCGTCTGAGGGTCACCGACCTCGACCCGAAGAAGGCGAAGACGGCCGAGCGCACGATTTCTGCGCTGTTCGTGCTGTCGGTCGTGGGCAGCGTGTTCGCGGTCGCCGCGTACATCCTGTTCCCCATCAACGAGGCAGACCCCAGCTCGATCCGACTCAACAACATGCTCATCGGCGTGGGCATCACGCTGGGCCTGCTCGGTATCGGCATCGGAGCCGTGCACTGGTCGAAGGCCCTCATGCACGGGCACGAAGAGGTCGAGCAGCGACACCCGACTCGCGGCAGCGACGAGTCTCGTGAGCGAGCGGTCGAGATCTTCCGTCAGGCCAACGCAGAGTCGGGCTTCACTCGTCGAAGCCTCGTGCGCAACACCCTCATCGGTGCGCTCGTCGCAACCCCGATTCCGGCCATCGCTCTCTTCCGCGATCTGGCCCCGGCCGAAGACCCCATCGCCTTGCTCAAGCACACGATGTGGGACACGGGCGTGCGCCTCACTCGCGACCCTTCGGGCACGCCCATTCTGGCGTCGGAGGTGACGATCGGTTCGGCATTCCATGTGATCCCAGAGGG containing:
- a CDS encoding ubiquinol-cytochrome c reductase iron-sulfur subunit, which encodes MADAHDGPDHGENAGSAVARQDDHTVPAPAVAVVRTDRVPNPGFPPERLRVTDLDPKKAKTAERTISALFVLSVVGSVFAVAAYILFPINEADPSSIRLNNMLIGVGITLGLLGIGIGAVHWSKALMHGHEEVEQRHPTRGSDESRERAVEIFRQANAESGFTRRSLVRNTLIGALVATPIPAIALFRDLAPAEDPIALLKHTMWDTGVRLTRDPSGTPILASEVTIGSAFHVIPEGLAELESHRIEEKAKAVVLLMRLPVDELNEREDRADWSYDGIVAYSKICTHVGCPVALYEQQTHHLLCPCHQSQFDVANHCEVIFGPAARPLPQLPITVDDEGYLVAKSDFTEPVGPSFWERAL